The Neoarius graeffei isolate fNeoGra1 chromosome 23, fNeoGra1.pri, whole genome shotgun sequence genome segment GCATTCAGTTCACCCAGAAGGAGGTAGACGACATTAAAACTAGCAATGCAAATCTAGCTGATCACAGCAAAGCCCTCCAAGCTGACATAATGAAAATCTGCGATAGTCTTCTAGTATTCACAGATAAATTAGAGTATCTAGAAGGGCAATCAAGGAGAAACAACCTGGTAATAGATGGCATTATGGAGTCACCAGGTGAAACCTGGACTGAGTCAGaggagaaagtaaaaaaaaaatgttctcggAGAAACTGCAGTTACAGAGACATTGAGGTGGAGAGAGCACATCGTACTGGGAAACCAGCGTTGGGAGAACAACCCAGACCCATAGTGGTAAAAATTTTAAGATATAAAGACAGATCTGCAGTACTTCAAAGAGCCAAAAACCTCAAAGGAACAAAAGTTTTCATCAATGAGGACTACACAGACTCAGTCAGGCAAAAAAGGAAAGAACTGATGCCGAGGTTGAGAGCAGCATGAGAAAGGGGAGACATTGCCTTCCTTAGACATGATAAACTGGTCATCCACCCTCGCTgcagcactcccaagccgtgaAGAGACACCTGATCGGGGATCATGACCGATGTTAGTGGGCTGCTGCTACAGACAGCCAAGTGCCAACACTATGTACCTTGATAATATATGTCAAATGGTAGATTATATAAGTGTGATGGGTTAAGAAATAtatttaactggtgactttaatatTGATTGGTTTTCTCAAAACTgtccaaaaaaacccaaactgtTAACTACTTTTACTGCTTGTGGTCTTCACCAGGTCATAAGTAAACTCACAAGGATGTGTCTTAGAAATGATAGCACCAAGATTTCAACATGTATTGATCACATTTTCACAAATGCTCTTGCAATGTCTCACAACTTTCTCAGTGCCTATTGGGTGCAGTGATCATAACCTGGTAGCGGTTGTAAGGAAGGCAAAAATTCCAAAAACTGGAcccaaaataattttcaaaagatcatataaaatgtttaaagctGAATGTTATAAAGAGGAGGTGAAGAACATAAGCTGGGAGGAAATTTTAAAAGAATGTAACCCAAACAAAGCTCTGAACAAATTTGAAGATTTTCTGTTGCTGGTAGTTGACAGACACATCCCCCTCAGGAAATTTACAGTCAGAAACAACCGTACGCCTTGGTTAGATCACAAAACCAAAGAGCAAATGAAACAAAgagatcaagcaaagaaaacggcAATACTAACAGGATATGAGTCTGACTGGATAATATATCGTAAATTAAGAAACTGTGTTACCAaattaaatagaataaaaaagagattatattatgaaaaaaggattATAGATCTTAAAAATGATAGTAAAAAAGTATGGAAAACACTGAATGATACCAGCTGTATGGTAATTGGGTCACACCACAAAATTAGTAGAAACCCTCAGTTAAACCTGAAAATTAAAGACGTGTGTATCAACCAAGTGCAGGAGACCAAGCTGCTGGGAGTAGTCATAGATGACAAACTTTCTTGGAAAACACATAAATAAAATCGTTAATAAAATGGGAAGTGGCATTTCTGTTATTAGAAGATGCAAGGCATGTCTGTCTCCAAAATCAACTAAACAGGTAATAGAAGCTTTAATTTTGTCAAATCTTGACTACTGCCCAGTGGTCTGGTCAAACGCCACAGCAGATATGGTTAATGAACTTCAAAAAGTGCAAAACAGAAAGCACGCATCGTCCTTGGTTGTGATTTAagaagaaatgtatttaaaatgcaTAAAAATCTCAGCTGGTTAATGATGAAAGATAGACTATTTTACTCGTTATTAATATTTGTAAGAAATGCATCCACATCCAAAATCCCGCAAGTTCTACACAGGAAACTATATTATAGTTCAGATAATCATAACTACACTATGAGACATGTGGCAAGAGGAAACTTTTCactgccaaaaataaaaacaaactacagtaAAAGAACGGTGATGTACAGAGCCATGTATGCACGGAACTTACTCCCCAAACACTTTGGGCAAATTATTAGGAAAAAAGATTTCAAACTGTTAGTGAAGAAACATCTCTAAAATGGATACATATAAAACTATTTGAATTATTAATTGAATTATTAAATAACgctaaaatatagaataaaatcaTACAGCAAGGAATAATAACTAGTAAGTAATAAATAGAGAATACTTTGATGCTAGTTGTAGAATGTCTGGATATGCATTGTACTGAATGTATTATCAGTAATCAAAAGTATTTTTTGTGGTATCATTTTGTTAGtttcatttctttttatttttctattatggtACCTTTATTGGTCTGTTTTTAATTGTCTGTTATAATGTATTGAATACTATGTGTCGGACCCCAGGAAGAATAGCTGCAGTTTTGTTGCAGCTAATGGGGAtcctaataaaacaaacaaacaaaatcaccACACACCATATCATCAAACACATATACGCacgcacacatatgcacacaccatatcatctcacacacacacacacacacacacacacacacacacacacacacacacacatacatacaatatcatctcatacacacacacacacatacaatatcatctcatacacacacacacacacacacacacacacacaatatcatctcatacacacacacacacacacacacacacacacacacatacaatatcatctcacacacacacacacacacacacacacacacacacacacacacacacacacacaatatcatctcatacagacacacacacacaccatatcgcacacacaccatatctcacacacaccatatcatctctctctctctcacacacacactccatttcatctcacacacacacacacacacacacacacacacacacacacacacacacacacacacacacacacgccatatcatctcacacacacacacacacacacacacacacacacacacacacacacacaccatatcatcacACAAATACCATCAAACACATATACGCATgcacaaacacacgcacacaccatatcatcacacacacgcgcacgccatCACACATATACGTTGCCGGTTCTCAGTTTGACATTGATGAGGAGTTTCCACAGGTTCCTTGGTGGCAGAACAATGCTGCTGTTCAACATGCTGATGTAACACTTATCCATAGTGATGTCATGATATGCAGTcagaccctacacacacacacacacacacacacacacacacacagtacatttcCAGTAAGTTGCACAGTTAGTTATTTgtgatgcttgtgtgtgtgtgtgtgtgcacgcgcgcgcaatggtgtggtgtgtgtgtgtgcgcgcgcgcgcaatagtgtggtgtgtgtctgtgcgtgtgtatgtgtgcatgcgtgcgcgATGATGTGGTGTGTGCAGGTTTACTCTTCCACAGCACGCGACCGCGAATTATAAATGAACAGATCAGATATCAATGTTAGTCGGTAATGATGATGAGGGTGATGAAGATGatgctgtgtgtgtctgtgcgcgcaCAATGGTGTGGCGTGTGTCTGTGCGCGCGCAATGGtgtggcgtgtgtgtgcgtgcgtgcaatgGTGTGGCGTGTGTCTGTGCGCGCGCAATGGTGTGGCGTGTGTCTGTGCGCGCGCAATGGTGTGGCGTGTGTCTGTGCGCGCGCAATGGTGTGGCGTGTGTCTGTGCGCGCGCAATGGTGTGGCGTGTGTCTGTGCGCGCGCACAATGGTgtggcgtgtgtgtgcgcgtgcgcgcagTGGTGTGGCGTGTGTCTGTGCGCGCGCAATGGTGTGGCGTGTGTCTGTGCGCGCGCAATGGTGTGGCGTGTGTCTGTGCGCGCGCAATGGTGTGGCGTGTGTCTGTGCGCGCGCAAtggtgtggcgtgtgtgtgtgcgtgcgcgcagtggtgtggcgtgtgtgtgtgcgcgcgtgcagtggtgtggcgtgtgtgtgtgcgtgcgcgcagtggtgtggcgtgtgtgtgcgcgtgcgtgcaatggtgtggcgtgtgtgtgtgcgcgcgtgcaatggtgtggcgtgtgtgtgtgcgtgcgcgcagtggtgtggcgtgtgtgtgtgcgtgcgcgcagtggtgtggcgtgtgtgtgtgcgtgcgcgcagtggtgtggcatgtgtgtgtgcgtgcgcgcagtggtatggcgtgtgtgtgtgcgtgcgcgcagtggtgtggtgtgtgtgcgcgcgtgcaatgGTGTGGCGTGTGTCTGTGCGTGCAATGGTGtggcgtgtgtgcgtgcgtacgCGCAGTGGtgtggcgtgtgtgtgcgtgcgtgcgcaatggtgtggtgtgtgtgtgcgcgtgtgcaatGGTGTggcgtgtgtgcgcgtgcgcaatGGTGTggcgtgtgtgcgcatgcgcagtggtgtggcgtgtgtgtgtgcgcacaatggtgtggcgtgtgtgtgcacgtgtgcaatggtgtggcgtgtgtgtgtgtacgcgcaaTGGTGtggcgtgtgtgcgcgcgcgcaatgGTGTggcgtgtgtgcgcatgcgcagtggtgtggcgtgtgtgtgtgcgcacaatggtgtggcgtgtgtgttatggtgtggtgtggtgtgtgtgtgtgtacacaccttGTTGAAGTCATGGATGATGGTGGCAGGGCGTGTGTATGGGTTTGTGTTGCCAGCGTTGATGCTGATTCTTTCGTAGTTGTTCTGCAGGTTGATGTTGATGTTCTCATGTAgctcttctcgattgtgctgaggTGCCTTCTGAGTGTCTTCATAATACACACTGCACCGGAACTGAGACTCATCTGcctgcacgtgcacacacacaatttaTAATCCAATATGTTTTAATTTCCCTTAAACTAAATATTTTACTATATCTATCAACAAGACACATTATTCAATCACGATGCACATGTGTGCAGGAGGAGGagtctgtgtgtgcgcgtacCTGAGGGATGATATAATAACGGTAGATGTAGATGGAGGCGTACACCAGGCTGCAGGTACTGATGATGAGAGCGATCAGTAAACAGCAAAGACCACTCAGAGACGAGCGCCGGGACACGCCCACctaccgagagagagagaacacaagtTTACCAACAGGCATTACAGTCAACctttccaaacacacacacacacacacacacacacacacaataaaggcGATTTTTCAGGATGATGTCTCAGAGCCGACATTAAAGCTTCAATGTACCAATCAGATCTGGACACGTCACTGCGGAACCAAGGAGCATGACGTCATCCATTCCATGACCAAAATTTACACATTTATATAATTCATtgtttacagaaataaacatttcgATATTTCTATATTATTAATCCatccacctgtgtgtgtgtgtgtgtgtgtgtgtgtgtgagagtatgatAACAGACATTATTATTGTTTATAATAATCTTTAATACAATGTGAGAATTAAAGCTTTAGCCGCTCGTGCAGGTTTACTCTTCCGCAGCACGCGACCGCGAATTATAAATGAACAGATGAGATATCAGTGTTAGTCGGTAATGAGATATCAGTGTTAGTCGGTAATGAGATATCAGTGTTAGTCGGTAATGAGATATCAGTGTTAGTCGGTAATGATGATGAGGGTGATGAAGATGATGCTGAAGCCCGGCTGTAAAGATCTCACGTGCTGCGGTGGGCTGTAGATGTGCTCCGGTTCCTCGCGCTCCTCTTTCTTGGCTTTAACGCCGTTTATCGCCGCGCAGCTGATTTTCACCATGATGGAGCCGCAGCTTCACCCGCAGCGCTACAGCGCGAGACCCCGcaccttttacacacacacacacacacacacacaaccggaagTGCTGCTCTCTGATTTGTAAAGCCGCAACGCCCCTCCCTTCCCAGATTTAATATAACGAAATAATACCGGCCTGTGGTTAAAAGAGTACATCGGTGTTCTGCAAAGTCACGACTTTATTAAAGTCCATCtgctaattattttatttttattatttagtttGCGTAATGACTAATTAAAACGTGTTTCTGAGCTTAGAGAGCATCTTCAGCACCTCCATCTGGTTCCCATCTGCCTCCAACACCATGGACAGCAACATGTTACTCCCTCTGAGGGGACCAGCGGTCACAAGCTTCTCCATATCAAGAGCCTGTATTCCTCCAGAGCTGAGCAGAGAGCCCAAAATATCTGTGTGGACAACACCCACcctggcattattattattattattattattattattattatctcatctcatctcattatctgtagctgctttatcctgttctacagggtcgcgggcaagctggatcctatcccagctgactacgggcgaaaggcggggttcaccctggacaagtcgccaggtcatcacagggctgacacattgacacagacaaccattcacactcacattcacacctacgctcaatttagagtcaccagttaacctaacctgcatgtctttggactgtgggggaaaccagagcacccggaggaaacccacgcagacacggggagaacatgcaaactccgcacagaaaggccctcgccggccacgggactcgaacccggaccttcttgctgtgaggcgacagtgctaaccactacaccaccgtgccgcctattattatctcatctcatcatctctagccgctttatccttctacagggtcgcaggcaagctggatcctatcccagctgactacaggcgaaaggcggggttcaccctggacaagtcgccaggtcatcacagggctgacacatagacacagacaaccattcacactcacattcacacctacgctcaatttagagtcaccagttaacctaacctgcatgtctttggactgtgggggaaaccggagcacctggaggaaacccacgcggacacggggagaacatgcaaactccacacagaaaggccctcgccagccccggggctcgaacccaggaccttcttgctgtgaggcgacagtgctaaccactacaccaccgtgccgcccattattattattaatgataataataataataataaatagttgTTGGCATCCTTCTGTCTCGAAAGACAATGGATTTCAATGGAATTCAGTCTGGTGTAGAGCTGCAGCGCCTGCTATGGCTGTGTGGTCCAATCCTCGAGCAACAGACTCTGTTACAAATAAATGTCACATCTGACTGAGGCGGTGGTGCAGCTGTTCTCTGCGGTCTacactctctcttctctctcttctcttcccACTGTTTGCCTGGTGCAATGACTGCAGTCTGCTTGTCAAGTTGGTCAAACCTCTAAGCATCCATTGAAATAGGCAGACTGTGGAGAGTTAGCGCCTTATtaactgggggctgcccagcttgaggcgggCGGTAGCTGACCAGTGAGGTGTGATGACCCCTCCCACTGTCACAAACAGCCCATAGCGCCCATGTCCTACGCCAATCGGTGTGGGCTTATCATTTGTAACTGTTGCCTCCCGTGTTGTTTCTGCCACTGCACACAGCAGCACTGAAGTGACCTCTCCAGGGCACAGTAAAAACAAGGCAGGATTTTTGGAGGTACTGGGCTGCCCAGACATCAGTGCCCCCCTCTCTGCCTCACCAGAAGGCTCCAAAGGAGTGTGAAACATAACATTTGGGACTGGGTTGGCTGCAGGAACTTCTGGGTAGGTGATAACTAGTCAGTCTATCTGCCTTAGGGGCCCCACTTGTTACCCGTCAGGGTTAACAAGCTCCAACTGCCCAGGTTTGAATTCAAAGTTGTCCTTCTCTTAGGCTGGCTACCAGCCAAGGCTCACAGGCCCACCCACATATGCCGCCAGGCACTCGATCGCGCCACATAACAAACTCGGTGAAAACAGGGACACCATGAGAAGTTGTTTCTGTGGACACTGTAATGTAGGAGAAGTCATATGCGAGAACCTCCTGCCAGGCAAGCCTGCAGAGATCACTACACCTGGAAAGGAGAGGCTATTTGGAACATGTCAGTTTCTTTCGATGAGCAGGACACTCAGCCCTGCCCATCagtcccataataataataataataataataataataataataataataatgtaaataaaaacatatgCATATAATCTCCAATAGAGCCTGTACTGCATTTATTACAAATGTTGTCATTGGACACTTTCATTAAGTAAGCTCTGCATGGTGTTATGTCGACCCTGTGAGCAAACTTAAAGTTCATTAACTGATAAGCCAGATTTTTTGAtgaaatgtaaatattattccgTATATTCTCCCAGTCAATTTAAACACCCCGTGCACCAAGCTGCCTGCACGACACTGGAAGAGAACCTATGACAGGATCTTTCAGTACAGTAACTAAATTGAACAAATAAGAAATCAAACCCCAGTTTGATGTACATTTCTGTATGTGTTCAAGCAGGGGGTGATTAACTGGGTGAGAATTCCAGGGAACACCATATGCCCTCAGTGCAGCACATAGCCTAAGGTATAAGAAAAAGGCCATACCAGGTAGAGAAAAGGAATTGCAAAGGTCCTGAAAAGAGTGTAAAtcatctgatatatatatatatatatatatatatatatatatgtgtgtgtgtgtgtgtgtgtgtgtgatctgagaGTTGTCTGACAAGGGGATGAATCACCTGGGATGAACAGAAGTTTCAGCTGATGAACTGCCATCCATGATGAGATGTCtgcccacagccatgctccaaaagtaAAGTCTAGTgtaaaaccttcccagaagagtggggcTTAttttaacagcaaagggggaataaatctggaatgggattttcAACAACACATATGAGTGTGATGATCACGTACTTTTGGTCATATAATGCAGACAGTGCAGTCACAAAGTGCCACCTGCTGCTCAAAATTCAACTCTCATCCTGTGATAATCACTTTCAGCTCAAGTTAACACAACATTTGTCATGTGATCAGTTTGATCAATCACCTTTTTAATGTTTACATGACAACACACTGACTACAATCAGTATCTGAATAAAcaactaaaataataaaaagactCCTTATGTGATGGATTTTAAACCGCTTAACTTCTAGTTTAACGTCTGATTtatagctctgttttttttttagggtCATTCGTATGTAACACAGGCAAGTGTGTTTTTTAGTTCTGGAGAAGCATTAAGGTACTCTGACCACacagtcacgtgtgtgtgtggaaaATATTTCGGATGCACAGAGAAATAAATTTATGTCTGAAACTATATTGTGATAAATActaatgatggtgtagtggttagcacagtcgcctcacagcaagaaggttctgggttcgaacccagcggccggcgagggcctttctgtgtggagtttgcatgttctccccgtgggtttcctccgggtgctccggtttcccccacaatccaaagacatgcagttaggttgacgtggggcggccttgggctgagggactgaacccctgactgctccccgggcgctgcggtgtggctgcccactgctctgagtgtgtgtgtgttcactgcttcagaagggttaaatacagaggatgaatttcactgtgcttgaagtgtgcatgtgacgaataaaggtttcttcttctaatgaAACTGTAACTCTGACGTCAGTTATTCACAGAGTAACAGCCACTGCACTACACTCTAGCCACCAGATGTCAGTACAGAGCTGTAACACTCTAATGACACTTTATTAGTGACTGCAGTGTTAATTCCTGTATTAGTCTTTATTACAAGTTAATGCCACACTTAACAGTGAACTAGGCCTCTTTTGTatagtgacatcattaaacaccattaacaaagacTCAGGCATTCACTGGGATATTTATTGGACATAATATTTTCACAAAAATACAGTTACACTTTCCCTACACTACaccctcactacacacacacacacacacacacacacactacaccctcactacacacacacacacacacactacaccctcactacacacacacacacacacacacacacacacacacacacacacacacacacactacaccctcactacacacacccacactacacacacacacactacaccctcaatacacacacacacacacactacaccctcactacacacacacacacacacacacacacacacacacacacacacacactacaccctcactacacacacacacactacacacacacacacacacacacacactacaccctcactacacacacacacacacacacacactacaccctcactacacacacccacactacaccctcactacacacacacacacacacacacacacacacacacacacactacaccctcactacacccacccacacacacacacacacacacacacacacacacacacactacaccctcactacacacacccacactacaccctcactacacacacacacacactacaccctcactacacacacacacacacacacacacacacacacacacacacacacactacaccctcacta includes the following:
- the LOC132871950 gene encoding integral membrane protein 2C-like gives rise to the protein MVKISCAAINGVKAKKEEREEPEHIYSPPQHVGVSRRSSLSGLCCLLIALIISTCSLVYASIYIYRYYIIPQADESQFRCSVYYEDTQKAPQHNREELHENININLQNNYERISINAGNTNPYTRPATIIHDFNKGLTAYHDITMDKCYISMLNSSIVLPPRNLWKLLINVKLRTGNEASLPQTYLVQEEMVVSEQVMNTHVFGEFIHRLCEGKPTYQIRRRLTRRRIAKREEQICHSIRHFENKFVMDTLICDVP